The genomic DNA TGGGGCTCACGGGTGCCGCCGATCTCAACCGGGACGGGATCGTGTCGCTGCAGGAGCTGTACGAGTACCTGGAGCAGCAGGTCACGCAGAAGTCGCGGGCGGTGGGAGGCAACCAGCACCCGGTGATGAAGGGGGAGATGGAGGGCTCGCTGCCGCTCGTCAAGGTACGGGGGCGCTAGAGCTCCCGCCGCGTACCGTGGGTGGCGCGCACCACGGTCTTGATCCCGCCGCGCACGCTGAAGTCCCCGACCACCTCGATCCAGCGCGGGGCGGCGACGGCCACGAAGTCGTCGAGGATCCGGTTGGTCACGTCCTCGTGGAAGGCCCCCTCGTTCCGGTACGACCAGATGTACAGCTTGAGGGACTTGAGCTCCACGAGGTGCCGGTCGGGGATGTAGCGGATCCGGATGGTCGCGAAGTCCGGCTGGCCCGTCCTCGGGCAGAGACAGGTGAACTCGGGGATGTCGACGGCCACCTCATAGTCGCGCTCCGCATGGGGGTTCGGCACCACCTCCAGCGCTTTCGACGGCTGGCTCGGCATGGCTCGACGCTACCGCGGGGTCCTGCGCGGCGTCAAGGACGCTGCGTGCCGGCTCCTCCGCTTGCGCGCCAGATCGCCTCGCGGACCCGGTCGGCGGCCGGCCGGGGAATGTGCTCGAGCAGGATCGTCCGCGTGCCCCGGCGCTCCGCGACGAAGGCGCGCGCGCCCTCGCGCCACGACACGAGACTGCCACCGCCGCGCGCGGCCCGGCCGGCCAGGGCCGGGTGGCGGCCCTCCACGACTCGCGCCAGGGCCGCCCGCAGTGCCTCCGCCGCTCCCTTGCTCTCCATGGCTACGACCCAGGCCACGAGGAAGCGGCCGCTGCCGTCTTCCCACACCCGGTAGCGATCGCCCCGCCAGCCCGCCGCCGCGCGGCTCCCCTCCTGGGGGCCGACGTGCAGACCGAGGACGGCACCGAGGCCGAACTCGCCCAGCTCGTCCTCGGTGACCAGACGCGCGTCCGGCAGGAGCGCGGTGAGATCGGGAAGCTGCACGGGGACGGGGTCCTCGCGCCGGGTCAGGCGCTTCTCGGGATGCAGGATCTGGGCGGTGGAGCGCGG from Candidatus Rokuibacteriota bacterium includes the following:
- the queF gene encoding NADPH-dependent 7-cyano-7-deazaguanine reductase QueF — its product is MPSQPSKALEVVPNPHAERDYEVAVDIPEFTCLCPRTGQPDFATIRIRYIPDRHLVELKSLKLYIWSYRNEGAFHEDVTNRILDDFVAVAAPRWIEVVGDFSVRGGIKTVVRATHGTRREL